A genomic stretch from Rhineura floridana isolate rRhiFlo1 chromosome 18, rRhiFlo1.hap2, whole genome shotgun sequence includes:
- the FGF22 gene encoding fibroblast growth factor 22, translated as MGCWDPHISGTFRLSLLFVWLTISALGHGSTAVQPECKHWWPRGDRHIQSYHHLQGDVRCRHLYSSTHYFLLISGNGKVEGTRQKERLNNIMEIRSVNVGIVAIRSVHSGFYLAMNRKGKIYGTKMYSRSCEFKERIEENGYNTYASLHWYHEGRPMFLSLNGRGLPRQGTKTRRQHLSTHFLPMLVS; from the exons ATGGGTTGCTGGGACCCACACATCAGTGGCACGTTTAGGCTCTCCTTGCTGTTTGTTTGGCTCACCATTTCTGCTCTGGGACATGGAAGCACAGCTGTGCAGCCAGAGTGCAAGCACTGGTGGCCCAGGGGTGACAGGCACATCCAGAGCTACCACCACCTACAGGGTGATGTGCGCTGCAGGCATCTCTACTCCTCAACTCATTACTTCCTACTCATCAGCGGCAATGGTAAAGTAGAGGGCACGCGGCAGAAAGAGCGTCTGAACA ACATCATGGAGATCCGATCAGTGAACGTGGGCATTGTGGCCATCCGGTCAGTCCACAGCGGCTTCTACTTGGCGATGAACAGAAAAGGGAAAATCTACGGAACG AAAATGTACAGCCGCAGCTGCGAATTCAAGGAGCGGATCGAGGAGAACGGCTACAACACCTACGCCTCCTTGCACTGGTACCACGAGGGGCGCCCCATGTTCCTCTCCCTCAACGGCAGGGGCCTTCCGCGGCAGGGGACAAAGACCCGCAGGCAACATCTCTCCACCCACTTCCTGCCCATGCTCGTCTCCTGA
- the POLR2E gene encoding DNA-directed RNA polymerases I, II, and III subunit RPABC1, whose amino-acid sequence MDDEEETYRLWKIRKTIMQLCHDRGYLVTQDELDQTLEEFKAQFGDKPSEGRPRRTDLTVLVAHNDDPTDQLFVFFPEEPKVGIKTIKMYCQRMQEENITRALIVVQQGMTPSAKQSLVDMAPKYILEQFLQQELLINITEHELVPEHVVMTKEEVTELLARYKLRENQLPRIQAGDPVARYFGIKRGQVVKIIRPSETAGRYITYRLVQ is encoded by the exons ATGGACGACGAGGAGGAGACGTACCGGCTGTGGAAGATCCGGAAGACCATCATGCAG CTCTGTCACGATCGAGGCTACCTGGTGACCCAGGATGAGTTGGACCAGACGCTGGAGGAGTTCAAGGCCCAGTTTGGTGACAAGCCCAGCGAAGGGCGACCCCGGCGGACAGACCTCACCGTGTTGGTGGCCCACAATGATGACCCTACCGAtcagctgtttgtctttttcccag AGGAACCGAAGGTTGGCATTAAGACCATCAAGATGTACTGCCAGCGGATGCAGGAGGAGAACATCACCCGGGCTCTCATCGTGGTCCAGCAGGGGATGACTCCATCGGCCAAGCAG TCTCTGGTGGACATGGCCCCCAAGTACATCCTTGAACAATTCCTGCAGCAGGAGCTGCTGATCAACATCACGGAGCACGAG CTGGTTCCAGAACACGTCGTCATGACCAAAGAAGAAGTGACAGAACTACTGGCCAGATA CAAGCTCCGGGAGAACCAGCTGCCCAGGATACAGGCCGGGGACCCCGTGGCTCGCTACTTTGGAATCAAACGCGGCCAG GTGGTGAAGATCATTCGTCCCAGTGAGACGGCTGGCCGGTACATCACCTATAGGCTGGTGCAATAG